The Anguilla anguilla isolate fAngAng1 chromosome 19, fAngAng1.pri, whole genome shotgun sequence genome has a segment encoding these proteins:
- the large1 gene encoding LARGE xylosyl- and glucuronyltransferase 1 has protein sequence MTNIGYVPQSSGGTGICVILLLLDRLRKLRWEQMWRLTAERELMSMLSTSLADQDIFNAVIKQNPFLVYQLPCFWNVQLSDHTRSEKCYKDVSDLKVIHWNSPKKLRVKNKHVEFFRNLYLTFLEYDGNLLRRELFGCPSETDHNSENLQKTLSELDEDDPCYEFRRERLTVHRTHLYFLHYEHEPAADRTDVTLVAQLSMDRLQMLEAICKHWEGPVSLALYLSDAEAQQFLRYAQGSEVLMGRGNVGYHIVYKEGQFYPVNLLRNVAMKQVNTPYVFLSDIDFLPMYGLYEYLRKSVVQLDMANTKKALVVPAFETLRYRLSYPKSKAELLSQLDMGTLFTFRYHVWTKGHAPTNFAKWRTATTPYRVQWEADFEPYVMVRRDSPEYDRRFVGFGWNKVAHVMELDAQEYEFVVLPNAYMIHMPHAPSFDITKFRSNKQYRVCLRTLKEEFQQNMSRRYGFAALKYMTAENNS, from the exons ATGACAAACATTGGCTACGTCCCCCAGTCCTCGGGGGGCAC GGGCATTT GTGtgatcctgctgctgctggacagGCTGAGGAAGCTGAGGTGGGAGCAGATGTGGAGGCTGACGGCAGAGCGGGAGCTGATGAGCATGCTGTCCACCTCGCTGGCCGACCAG gacaTCTTTAACGCAGTGATCAAGCAGAACCCCTTCCTGGTGTACCAGCTGCCCTGCTTCTGGAACGTTCAGCTGTCCGACCACACCCGCTCCGAAAAGTGCTACAAGGACGTGTCCGACCtcaag GTCATCCACTGGAACTCCCCGAAGAAGCTGCGGGTGAAGAACAAGCACGTGGAGTTTTTCCGGAACCTGTACCTGACCTTCCTGGAGTACGACGGCAACCTGCTGCGCCGCGAACTCTTCGGCTGCCCCAGCGAGACCGACCACAACAGCGAGAAC CTGCAGAAGACGCTGTCAGAGCTGGACGAGGACGACCCGTGCTACGAGTTCCGGCGGGAGCGTCTGACGGTGCACCGCACGCACCTCTACTTCCTGCACTACGAGCACGAGCCCGCCGCCGACCGCACCGACGTCACGCTGGTGGCCCAGCTCTCCATGGACAG gcTCCAGATGCTGGAGGCCATCTGTAAGCACTGGGAGGGGCCCGTCAGCCTGGCCCTGTACCTGTCGGACGCCGAGGCGCAGCAGTTCCTGCGCTACGCCCAGGGCTCCGAGGTGCTGATGGGGCGGGGCAACGTGGGGTACCACATCGTCTACAAGGAGGGCCAGTTCTACCCCGTCAACCTGCTGCGCAACGTGGCCATGAAGCAGGTCAACACGCCCTACGTCTTCCTGTCCGACATCGACTTCCTGCCCATGTACGGGCTCTACGAGTACCTCAG GAAGTCGGTGGTGCAGCTGGACATGGCCAACACTAAGAAGGCCCTGGTGGTGCCGGCCTTCGAGACCCTGCGTTACCGCCTGTCCTACCCCAAGTCCAAGGCCGAGCTGCTGTCCCAGCTGGACATGGGGACGCTCTTCACCTTCAG GTACCACGTGTGGACGAAGGGCCACGCCCCCACCAACTTCGCAAAATGGCGGACGGCCACCACGCCCTACCGCGTGCAGTGGGAGGCGGACTTCGAGCCCTACGTCATGGTGCGGCGGGACAGTCCCGAGTACGACCGGCGCTTCGTGGGGTTCGGCTGGAACAAGGTGGCCCACGTGATGGAGCTGGACGCGCAg gaGTACGAGTTCGTGGTGCTGCCCAACGCCTACATGATCCACATGCCGCACGCGCCCAGCTTCGACATCACCAAGTTCCGCTCCAACAAGCAGTACCGCGTGTGCCTGAGGACGCTGAAGGAGGAGTTCCAGCAGAACATGTCCCGCCGCTACGGCTTCGCCGCGCTCAAGTACATGACCGCCGAGAACAACAGctag